A genomic stretch from Setaria viridis chromosome 1, Setaria_viridis_v4.0, whole genome shotgun sequence includes:
- the LOC117842944 gene encoding ethylene-responsive transcription factor ERF027: MAEQQPPPPSSSSPPAPHSPSPTVQVQAGLPASHQASGSGPASPHSPSPVVQASDGTATAAAGVVATAPAMATATSSGEPSPRSSGKHAFYRGIRCRSGKWVSEIREPRKARRIWLGTYPTAEMAAAAYDVAARALRGADAVLNFPGAIASRQAPASASPADIRAAAAAAAAAAQLEHPQGGEAAATANPPAAAQDRHHQHHGMSSATADAAGGYTPQQGIDSGEFMDEEAIFEMPQLLRNMAAGMMMSPPRLSPDTSDESPDPSEAGESLWSYHDP, from the coding sequence ATGGCtgagcagcagccgccgcccccgtcgtcgtcatcgccgccggctcctcATTCTCCTTCCCCAACGGTGCAAGTGCAAGCGGGGCTGCCAGCGAGCCACCAGGCTTCGGGTTCGGGTCCCGCCTCGCCTCATTCTCCTTCTCCGGTGGTGCAGGCCAGCGacgggacggcgacggcggcggcgggggtagTTGCCACGGCCCCGGCGATGGCCACCGCGACGAGCTCCGGGGAGCCGTCGCCGCGGTCGTCCGGGAAGCACGCGTTCTACCGCGGCATCCGGTGCAGGAGCGGCAAGTGGGTGTCGGAGATCCGGGAGCCCCGCAAGGCCCGCCGCATATGGCTCGGCACGTACCCGACGGCCGAGATGGCCGCGGCGGCCTACGACGTGGCGGCGCGCGCGTTGCGCGGGGCCGACGCCGTGCTCAACTTCCCCGGAGCGATCGCTTCGCGCCAGGCGCCAGCGTCCGCGTCCCCCGCGGACAtacgcgccgcggcggccgccgccgctgccgcggcgcaGCTTGAGCACCCGCAGGGTGGCGAGGCTGCTGCCACCGCCaatcctcccgccgccgcacaGGACcggcaccaccagcaccacggCATGAGCAGCGCCACGGCCGACGCGGCGGGCGGCTACACGCCGCAGCAGGGAATCGACAGTGGCGAGTTCATGGACGAAGAGGCGATCTTCGAGATGCCGCAGCTCCTGCGGAACATGGCGGCGGGGATGATGATGAGCCCGCCGAGGCTGAGCCCCGACACCTCCGACGAGTCGCCGGACCCGTCGGAGGCCGGGGAGAGCCTCTGGAGCTACCATGACCCGTAG
- the LOC117841487 gene encoding putative RING-H2 finger protein ATL12: MLGSGLNLVTTVIGFGMSATFIVFVCARLICGRAARADADAADATAVAAARALAQPPAPFDFDVEFRNVADLDRTIERSRSGLDPFAVAAIPTMSYSSEAFHSKDDAQCSICLGEYREKEILRIMPTCRHNFHLECIDVWLQKQTTCPICRISLKDQAGAKSAASPLRGLPQLLGHPESSVNRSPHWILPIHRDRTGGRQNSPTSQESLEVIIEIQPQRH; encoded by the exons ATGCTGGGGTCCGGGCTGAATCTGGTGACCACGGTGATCGGCTTCGGGATGAGCGCCACCTTCATCGTCTTCGTCTGCGCGCGCCTCATctgcggccgcgccgcgcgggccgacgccgacgccgccgacgcgaCCGCGGTCGCCGCGGCGAGGGCGCTGGCGCAGCCACCCGCGCCCTTCGACTTCGACGTCGAGTTCCGCAACGTCGCGGATCTCGACCGCACG ATTGAGCGTTCCCGCAGTGGGTTGGATCCTTTTGCTGTTGCTGCAATTCCTACAATGAGTTATAGTTCTGAGGCCTTCCATTCAAAAGATGACGCCCA GTGCTCAATATGTTTAGGTGAATACAGAGAAAAGGAGATACTTCGTATAATGCCCACATGCCGACATAACTTCCATCTTGAATGTATAGATGTATGGTTACAGAAACAAACGACTTGCCCAATATGCAGGATCTCATTGAAGGACCAAGCTGGTGCAAAATCTGCTGCATCGCCCCTCCGTGGCCTCCCTCAACTGTTGGGACACCCGGAGAGCTCTGTCAATAGATCGCCTCATTGGATACTTCCAATTCATCGTGATCGGACTGGTGGCAGACAAAACAGTCCAACCTCACAAGAGTCACTGGAGGTGATCATTGAAATCCAGCCACAAAGACATTGA